The Blastocatellia bacterium genome includes a window with the following:
- the rfbD gene encoding dTDP-4-dehydrorhamnose reductase, which produces MDIERSSDDRAAPRRTILITGANGLLGRQVVQWFSPRHHVVAASRVDLNIADADAVNRYVDECSPDLIINCAALSNVDACESDPQAAFVANADGPRHLAQAAQRIGAELIHISTDYVFDGQKTIPYTIEDEPRPINVYGASKLAGEQFVREACPRHYIVRVARLFGPGGRNFASTALETAKQHSRLLAIVDEIGSPTYVVDLAQRLEVIAQHGHYGTYHVTNRGACSWADFATYVIELGGLSGVTIQRVRSGDLHRPARRPAYTEMRCLLSERLGFEPLRPWQQAYSEFINSVISSTERNAPAGHIT; this is translated from the coding sequence TGGACATCGAAAGATCATCCGATGACCGAGCTGCGCCTCGACGCACGATTCTGATCACCGGCGCAAACGGATTACTTGGCCGACAGGTCGTTCAGTGGTTCTCCCCGCGCCACCATGTTGTGGCCGCATCACGAGTGGATCTTAACATTGCCGATGCCGACGCAGTGAACCGATACGTTGACGAGTGCAGCCCCGATCTCATTATCAATTGCGCAGCTTTGTCCAATGTGGATGCGTGCGAGAGCGATCCACAGGCGGCCTTTGTTGCCAACGCTGACGGGCCGCGCCATCTGGCGCAAGCTGCCCAGCGTATCGGCGCTGAACTCATTCATATCAGCACCGACTACGTCTTTGATGGGCAGAAGACAATCCCGTATACGATTGAGGATGAGCCGCGCCCTATCAATGTCTACGGAGCGTCTAAGCTGGCTGGCGAACAGTTTGTGCGTGAGGCCTGCCCGCGACATTACATCGTTCGCGTGGCTCGTTTGTTTGGGCCCGGCGGACGCAACTTTGCTAGCACGGCGCTGGAAACGGCCAAACAACATAGCCGATTGTTGGCCATCGTTGACGAGATCGGTTCGCCCACTTACGTGGTGGATTTAGCTCAGCGCCTTGAGGTGATTGCGCAACATGGCCATTATGGCACGTATCATGTCACCAATCGGGGCGCTTGTTCGTGGGCTGATTTTGCGACTTATGTCATCGAACTTGGCGGGTTGTCAGGCGTCACGATACAACGAGTACGCAGCGGCGATTTACATCGGCCAGCTCGACGCCCTGCCTATACTGAAATGCGCTGTCTGCTTTCGGAACGACTGGGATTTGAACCGCTGCGACCGTGGCAGCAGGCATACAGTGAATTTATCAACTCAGTGATAAGTTCAACGGAGCGCAATGCGCCGGCTGGGCATATAACGTAA